The following are encoded in a window of Massilia sp. R2A-15 genomic DNA:
- a CDS encoding GMC family oxidoreductase has protein sequence MFDYIIVGGGSAGCVLANRLSADPAVRVCLLEAGPADSSPFIRVPLGIVGLMMSKKLNWQYFTEPQQQLGGRRLFWPRGKTLGGSSSTNAMIYTRGNRADYDHWAALGNPGWGFDDVLPLFLRSEHHEDGASPLHGSGGPLNVAPLRSPNVLSRAFIDAAMQAGFPFNADFNGPEQEGVNCYEVTQKNGERWSAARAYLHPALARPNLTVLTGALAERVLFDGKRATGVAYRRGGTVASIAASREVLLAGGAINSPQLLMLSGIGEPQELARHGIALRHALPGVGRNLQDHLDVLVVQRCRLPVSLGLSLRTLPAQVKRLYDYIVHRSGALTSNSAEAGGFVKSRAQQELPDIQFHFTPARLDGHARTLRSAAFTLWGHGYALHACPLRPASRGRITLRSADPAAAPLIDPNYLSERADLEAMIDCVRAARRVLAAAPFDPFRGAEIFPGSEVQSDAEIEAFIRRKAETIYHPVGTCKMGADPMAVVDHRLKVHGVEGLRVIDASIMPTLIAGNTNAPTMMIAEKGADMILSTLGAAHQDAAVAAPQH, from the coding sequence ATGTTTGACTACATCATCGTGGGGGGCGGTTCCGCCGGTTGCGTGCTGGCCAACCGGCTCTCGGCCGATCCGGCCGTGCGCGTGTGCCTGCTCGAAGCCGGCCCCGCGGACAGCAGCCCGTTCATCCGGGTGCCGCTTGGCATCGTCGGCCTGATGATGAGCAAGAAGCTCAATTGGCAGTACTTCACTGAGCCGCAGCAGCAACTGGGCGGTCGCCGCCTGTTCTGGCCGCGCGGCAAAACGCTGGGCGGCAGCAGCTCCACCAACGCAATGATCTACACGCGCGGCAACCGCGCCGACTACGACCACTGGGCCGCGCTGGGCAATCCCGGCTGGGGTTTCGACGACGTGCTGCCGCTGTTCCTGCGCAGCGAGCACCACGAGGACGGCGCCTCGCCCCTGCACGGCAGCGGCGGCCCGCTCAACGTGGCGCCGCTGCGCTCGCCCAACGTGCTCTCTCGGGCGTTCATTGACGCCGCCATGCAGGCCGGCTTCCCGTTCAACGCCGATTTCAACGGCCCCGAACAGGAGGGCGTGAACTGCTACGAAGTCACCCAGAAGAACGGCGAACGCTGGAGCGCCGCGCGCGCTTACCTGCATCCCGCCCTCGCCCGCCCCAACCTGACGGTGCTGACCGGCGCGCTGGCCGAGCGCGTGCTGTTCGACGGCAAGCGCGCCACCGGCGTCGCATACCGGCGCGGCGGCACGGTGGCCAGCATCGCCGCCAGCCGCGAAGTGCTGCTGGCCGGAGGCGCCATCAATTCCCCGCAGTTGCTGATGCTCTCCGGGATCGGCGAGCCGCAGGAACTGGCGCGCCACGGCATCGCGCTGCGCCACGCACTGCCCGGCGTCGGCCGCAACCTGCAGGACCACCTCGACGTGCTGGTGGTGCAGCGCTGCCGCCTGCCGGTGTCGCTCGGCCTGTCGCTGCGCACCCTGCCGGCCCAGGTAAAGCGCCTCTACGACTACATCGTGCACCGCTCCGGCGCGTTGACCAGTAATTCGGCCGAGGCGGGCGGCTTCGTCAAGAGCCGAGCGCAGCAGGAGCTGCCCGACATCCAGTTTCATTTCACCCCGGCGCGCCTCGACGGCCACGCGCGCACCCTGCGCAGCGCCGCTTTCACGCTGTGGGGCCACGGCTACGCGCTGCACGCCTGCCCGCTGCGCCCCGCCAGCCGCGGCCGCATCACGCTGCGCAGCGCCGATCCGGCCGCAGCGCCTTTGATCGATCCGAACTACCTGTCCGAGCGGGCCGACCTGGAGGCGATGATCGACTGCGTGCGCGCGGCGCGCCGGGTGCTGGCCGCAGCGCCCTTCGATCCGTTCCGCGGCGCGGAGATTTTTCCCGGCAGCGAAGTCCAGAGCGACGCCGAAATCGAAGCGTTCATCCGGCGGAAGGCCGAAACCATCTACCACCCGGTCGGCACCTGCAAGATGGGCGCCGACCCGATGGCGGTGGTGGACCACCGGCTCAAGGTCCACGGCGTCGAAGGCCTGCGCGTCATCGATGCCTCCATCATGCCGACCCTCATTGCCGGCAACACCAACGCGCCGACCATGATGATTGCCGAAAAAGGCGCCGACATGATCCTCTCCACCCTGGGCGCGGCGCACCAGGACGCGGCCGTGGCGGCGCCCCAGCACTGA
- a CDS encoding class I fructose-bisphosphate aldolase: MNSDELMSVAQSIVAADKGVLAADESGPTIKKRFDAVGVESTEENRRRYRELLFTTEGIESAIGGVILYDETLRQAGADGTPFATLLAGRGISPGIKVDQGAKALALYPGDKVTAGLDGLRERLAEYKQLGAQFAKWRAVIDIDERDIPSRYAVQANAHALARYAALCQEAGLVPIVEPEVLMDGAHDIERCEAVTSQVLQAVFAELDAHRVLLEGMLLKPNMVIAGMKCARQADARQVAEATLRCLRRHVPAAVPGIVFLSGGQSAEEATANLNEMNKMGPHPWQVSFSYGRALQAPVLAAWKGQESNAPAAQAALAKRCRLNRLARTGDYAPDLEALD, encoded by the coding sequence ATGAACAGCGACGAACTCATGTCGGTGGCGCAGTCCATCGTGGCGGCGGACAAGGGCGTGCTGGCCGCCGACGAAAGCGGTCCGACCATCAAGAAGCGCTTCGACGCGGTCGGCGTCGAGTCCACCGAGGAAAACCGCCGGCGCTACCGCGAGCTGCTGTTCACCACCGAAGGCATCGAGTCGGCGATCGGCGGCGTGATCCTCTACGATGAAACGCTGCGCCAGGCAGGCGCCGACGGCACACCCTTCGCCACGCTGCTGGCGGGGCGCGGCATCAGCCCCGGCATCAAGGTGGACCAGGGCGCCAAGGCGCTGGCGCTCTACCCCGGCGACAAGGTCACCGCGGGCCTGGACGGCTTGCGCGAACGCCTGGCCGAGTACAAGCAGCTCGGCGCGCAGTTCGCCAAGTGGCGCGCGGTGATCGACATCGACGAGCGTGACATCCCGAGCCGCTACGCCGTCCAGGCCAACGCCCACGCGCTGGCGCGCTATGCCGCCCTGTGCCAGGAGGCGGGCCTGGTGCCGATCGTGGAGCCCGAGGTGCTGATGGACGGCGCGCATGACATCGAGCGCTGCGAAGCGGTGACGTCGCAGGTGCTGCAAGCGGTGTTCGCCGAACTGGACGCGCATCGCGTGCTGCTCGAAGGCATGCTGCTCAAGCCGAACATGGTCATCGCCGGCATGAAATGCGCGCGCCAGGCCGATGCGCGGCAGGTCGCCGAGGCCACGCTGCGCTGCCTGCGGCGCCATGTGCCGGCGGCGGTGCCCGGCATCGTGTTCCTGTCGGGCGGCCAGAGCGCGGAAGAAGCCACCGCCAACCTGAACGAGATGAACAAGATGGGGCCGCATCCGTGGCAGGTCAGCTTTTCGTATGGACGGGCGCTGCAGGCGCCGGTGCTGGCCGCGTGGAAGGGACAGGAAAGCAACGCGCCAGCGGCGCAGGCGGCGCTGGCAAAGCGCTGCCGCCTGAACCGGCTGGCGCGCACGGGCGACTACGCACCGGACCTGGAGGCGCTCGACTGA
- a CDS encoding mechanosensitive ion channel family protein — protein MNTARITSWMDAAQPILVAFGLKVLGAIAVFVVGRWLIGLVTKLVAAGMSRQRIDPTVQRYLVSFITVALNIILVVAILGYFGVETTSFAALVAGAGVAIGAAWSGLLGNFAAGIFLLVLRPYQVDDYVMIGGIEGTVLELGLFGTTINTPDNVRTIVGNGKIMGSDIKNYSAHPFRRVDLVAQLAGSADVQKAIALLKAALATVANTTATPTADVAILEFNEFGPKLSVRPYCHTSHYWQVYFDTNRMIADTLGAAGFPVATHPVKIYPVEAAARAAPAHLQENIP, from the coding sequence ATGAACACTGCAAGAATCACCTCCTGGATGGATGCGGCGCAGCCCATCCTGGTGGCGTTCGGACTCAAGGTATTGGGGGCGATCGCGGTGTTCGTCGTCGGCCGCTGGCTGATCGGCCTGGTGACGAAGCTCGTTGCCGCCGGCATGTCGCGCCAGCGCATCGACCCCACCGTCCAACGCTACCTGGTGAGCTTCATCACGGTCGCGCTGAACATCATCCTGGTGGTCGCGATTCTCGGCTACTTCGGCGTGGAAACCACCTCGTTCGCCGCCCTGGTGGCCGGCGCCGGCGTGGCGATCGGCGCCGCGTGGAGCGGCTTGCTGGGCAACTTCGCCGCGGGCATATTCCTGCTGGTGCTGCGCCCTTACCAGGTGGACGATTACGTGATGATCGGCGGAATCGAAGGCACGGTACTGGAACTGGGCTTGTTCGGCACCACGATCAACACGCCCGACAACGTCAGGACCATCGTCGGCAACGGCAAGATCATGGGCAGCGACATCAAGAACTACTCGGCCCATCCCTTTCGGCGGGTGGACCTGGTGGCCCAATTGGCGGGCAGCGCCGACGTACAGAAAGCGATCGCGCTGCTGAAGGCGGCGCTGGCGACGGTCGCCAACACCACCGCGACGCCCACAGCCGATGTGGCGATCCTGGAATTCAATGAGTTCGGCCCCAAGCTGTCGGTGCGGCCGTATTGCCATACCAGCCACTATTGGCAAGTGTATTTCGATACCAACAGAATGATCGCCGACACGCTGGGCGCGGCTGGCTTTCCGGTCGCCACTCACCCGGTCAAGATCTATCCGGTGGAGGCCGCGGCGCGTGCCGCGCCCGCTCACCTGCAGGAGAACATTCCATGA
- the ppsA gene encoding phosphoenolpyruvate synthase, whose protein sequence is MNADQPYIRWFSELGNADVALVGGKNASLGEMYRELTAKGVRVPNGFAVTAAAYRYVLDQADAWSALHAALDGLDVADIDDLARRARMARDIVYGAGLPPDLIDAISSAYARLRSEYGDQMTVAVRSSATAEDLPTASFAGQHETYLNISGEASLLDAVRRCFASLFKDRAISYRVENGFDHFKVFLSVGVMKMVRSDLASSGVIFSLDTESGFRDVVFITGAYGLGENVVQGTVDPDEFYVFKPTLRQGRRTVLRRALGGKKIRMVYADAEGGDSTRNVPTPMEDQRRFCLSDDEVLALADAAVVIEDHYSARAGHPTPMDIEWARDGIDGLLYMVQARPETVASQKSLTSYDEYRLDQKGEVRARGRAVGARVASGLARVITDVAQLNQFQAGEILVADATMPDWGTVMKIAAAVVTNRGGRTCHAAIVARELGIPAVVGCDNATESIRTGDEVTVSCAEGDAGRVYAGRIAFQKTTTDLSSLPRPGTHLMVNIGNPDVAFKTSLLPNDGVGLARMEFIVAEHIKAHPMALAHPERVTDPATRAAIDDLARLCARPADYFVRQLSEGVGTIAAAFYPKPVIVRMSDFKTNEYATLLGGAGFEPREENPMLGFRGAARYTHPAYADGFALECLAMRRVRQEMGLTNVKLMIPFCRRVAEAEQVLAAMAGHGLQRGVDGLEIYVMCEIPNNVIQIDAFARLFDGFSIGSNDLTQLVLGVDRDSDIVAFDFDERDPGVLELIRQAVEGGRRIGRHVGICGQAPSDYPEVAEYLVRLGIDSISLNPDTIIQATRLVLDVEQRLGRPPRGDAPANEENST, encoded by the coding sequence ATGAACGCAGACCAACCCTACATCCGGTGGTTCTCGGAACTGGGCAATGCCGATGTGGCCCTGGTCGGCGGCAAGAATGCCTCGCTGGGCGAAATGTATCGCGAGCTGACGGCCAAAGGCGTCAGGGTGCCGAACGGGTTTGCCGTCACCGCCGCGGCCTACCGCTACGTGCTCGATCAGGCCGATGCCTGGTCCGCGCTGCATGCGGCCCTGGACGGACTGGACGTGGCCGACATCGACGACCTCGCGCGGCGCGCCCGCATGGCCCGCGACATCGTGTACGGCGCCGGGCTGCCGCCCGACCTCATCGACGCGATCTCATCGGCCTACGCGCGGCTGCGGTCCGAATACGGCGACCAGATGACGGTGGCCGTGCGCAGTTCAGCCACCGCCGAGGATTTGCCGACGGCGAGCTTCGCCGGCCAGCACGAAACCTACCTGAACATCAGCGGCGAGGCCAGCCTGCTTGATGCGGTGCGCCGCTGCTTTGCCAGCCTGTTCAAGGATCGCGCCATCAGCTACCGGGTGGAAAACGGCTTCGACCATTTCAAGGTGTTCCTGTCGGTCGGGGTGATGAAGATGGTGCGCTCCGACCTGGCCTCGAGCGGCGTGATTTTTTCGCTCGACACCGAATCCGGCTTTCGCGACGTCGTGTTCATCACCGGCGCCTACGGCCTCGGCGAAAACGTGGTCCAGGGCACGGTGGACCCGGACGAGTTCTATGTCTTCAAGCCGACCTTGCGGCAGGGGCGCCGCACCGTGCTGCGGCGCGCGCTGGGCGGCAAGAAGATCCGGATGGTGTATGCGGACGCGGAAGGCGGCGACAGCACGCGCAACGTGCCCACGCCGATGGAGGACCAGCGCCGCTTCTGCCTGTCCGACGACGAAGTGCTGGCGCTGGCCGACGCCGCCGTCGTCATCGAGGACCACTACAGCGCCAGGGCCGGCCACCCGACGCCGATGGATATCGAGTGGGCCAGGGACGGCATCGACGGGCTGCTCTACATGGTGCAAGCGCGTCCGGAAACGGTGGCGTCGCAGAAATCGCTGACCAGCTACGACGAATACCGCCTCGATCAAAAGGGAGAAGTGCGCGCCCGCGGCCGCGCCGTCGGCGCCAGGGTCGCATCAGGGCTGGCGCGGGTGATTACCGATGTGGCCCAGCTGAACCAGTTCCAGGCCGGCGAAATCCTGGTCGCCGACGCCACTATGCCGGACTGGGGCACGGTGATGAAGATCGCCGCGGCCGTCGTGACCAACCGCGGCGGGCGCACCTGCCACGCAGCCATCGTGGCGCGCGAGCTCGGCATTCCCGCAGTGGTGGGCTGCGACAACGCGACCGAATCGATCCGCACCGGCGACGAGGTCACCGTCTCCTGCGCCGAAGGCGACGCCGGCCGCGTGTATGCGGGCCGCATCGCGTTCCAGAAAACCACCACCGACCTGTCCAGCCTGCCCAGGCCGGGCACGCACCTGATGGTGAACATCGGCAACCCTGACGTGGCGTTCAAGACTTCGCTGCTGCCCAACGACGGCGTCGGGCTGGCGCGCATGGAATTCATCGTTGCCGAACATATCAAGGCGCACCCGATGGCGCTGGCGCATCCGGAGCGCGTCACCGACCCCGCCACGCGCGCGGCGATCGACGACCTGGCCCGCCTGTGCGCGCGGCCGGCCGACTATTTCGTGCGCCAGTTGTCCGAGGGCGTCGGCACGATCGCCGCAGCGTTCTATCCGAAGCCGGTGATCGTGCGCATGTCGGACTTCAAGACCAATGAATACGCGACCCTGCTGGGTGGCGCCGGCTTCGAGCCGCGCGAAGAGAATCCCATGCTGGGCTTTCGCGGCGCGGCGCGCTACACCCACCCGGCCTACGCCGACGGCTTCGCGCTCGAATGCCTGGCCATGCGGCGGGTGCGCCAGGAGATGGGCCTGACCAACGTCAAGCTGATGATCCCGTTCTGCCGCAGGGTGGCGGAGGCCGAACAGGTGCTGGCGGCGATGGCCGGCCACGGCCTGCAGCGCGGCGTGGACGGCCTGGAAATTTACGTGATGTGCGAAATCCCGAATAACGTGATCCAGATCGATGCCTTCGCCAGGCTGTTCGACGGCTTCTCGATCGGCTCCAACGACCTGACGCAACTGGTGCTCGGGGTGGACCGCGATTCGGACATCGTCGCCTTCGATTTCGATGAACGCGATCCCGGCGTCCTCGAGCTGATTCGCCAGGCGGTCGAGGGCGGACGGCGCATCGGGCGCCATGTCGGCATCTGCGGCCAGGCGCCGTCCGATTATCCCGAGGTGGCCGAGTACCTGGTGCGGCTCGGCATCGACTCGATCAGCCTCAATCCCGACACCATCATCCAGGCCACCAGGCTGGTGCTCGACGTTGAACAGCGGCTGGGGCGGCCGCCGCGCGGGGATGCGCCAGCCAATGAGGAGAACAGCACATGA
- a CDS encoding cyclic nucleotide-binding/CBS domain-containing protein, with amino-acid sequence MSKPIASMMQTQAMAVDMDATLQQVDEMLRANNLSALPVTERSGALVGIISARDLAHFRHEKRNPAEVRAWEICSYKPVEVAPDASVSDVARIMVTRGIHHVVVADGKGIVGIVSALDFVKQFVEDA; translated from the coding sequence ATGAGCAAGCCGATCGCATCGATGATGCAAACCCAGGCCATGGCGGTCGACATGGACGCGACGCTCCAGCAGGTCGATGAAATGCTGCGCGCGAATAATTTGTCGGCCCTGCCGGTCACCGAGCGCAGCGGCGCCCTGGTCGGCATCATCAGCGCGCGCGACCTGGCGCACTTTCGCCACGAGAAGCGCAATCCCGCCGAGGTTCGCGCCTGGGAAATCTGCTCGTACAAGCCGGTCGAAGTGGCGCCCGACGCGTCGGTCAGCGACGTGGCGCGGATCATGGTGACGCGCGGCATACACCACGTCGTCGTTGCGGACGGCAAGGGAATCGTCGGCATCGTGTCGGCGCTGGACTTCGTCAAGCAGTTCGTCGAGGATGCGTGA
- a CDS encoding MFS family transporter, whose translation MSIPPASVAAAADAPYTAKETRHRIFSIVAASSGNLVEWFDFYVYAFTALYFASAFFPKSDPTAQLLNTAGVFAAGFLMRPIGGWLFGRIADRKGRKVSMVISVTMMCGGSLLIACLPTYATIGAWAPFLLLVARLFQGLSVGGEYGTTATYMSEIALRGRRGFFSSFQYVTLIGGQLLAVLVVVVLQQTLSGDEIHAWGWRIPFVIGAMTAVVALYLRRSLTESASAESRAKQEAGTIGGLFRHHKAAFFTVLGYTAGGSLIFYTFTTYMQKYLVNSAGMTIKSASTVMTFALFTYMCLQPVFGALSDRIGRRNNMLAFGALGTISTVPIMMTLHQVTNPYVAFFLIVLALAIVSFYTSISGIVKAEMFPAEVRALGVGLAYAIANALFGGSAEYVALGLKSMGHESAFFWYVTVMMAIAFLVALRLPRTPTFLRDDR comes from the coding sequence ATGAGCATCCCGCCCGCTTCCGTCGCCGCCGCCGCCGATGCACCTTACACCGCCAAGGAAACGCGCCATCGCATCTTCTCGATCGTGGCCGCGTCGTCCGGCAACCTGGTCGAATGGTTCGACTTTTATGTGTATGCGTTCACCGCGCTGTATTTTGCGTCCGCGTTCTTCCCCAAGTCGGACCCGACCGCGCAGCTGCTCAATACCGCGGGCGTGTTCGCCGCCGGCTTCCTGATGCGGCCCATCGGCGGCTGGCTGTTCGGGCGCATCGCCGATCGCAAGGGACGCAAGGTGTCGATGGTGATCTCGGTGACGATGATGTGCGGCGGCTCGCTGCTGATCGCCTGCCTGCCGACGTACGCGACGATTGGCGCCTGGGCCCCGTTCCTGCTGCTCGTGGCCCGGCTGTTCCAGGGCCTGTCGGTCGGCGGCGAATACGGCACGACGGCGACCTACATGAGCGAGATTGCGCTGCGCGGGCGGCGCGGCTTTTTCTCGTCGTTCCAGTACGTCACTCTGATCGGCGGCCAGCTGCTCGCGGTGCTGGTGGTGGTGGTCCTCCAGCAAACGCTCAGCGGCGATGAGATTCATGCCTGGGGCTGGCGCATTCCCTTCGTGATCGGCGCGATGACGGCCGTGGTCGCGCTGTACCTGCGCCGCAGCCTGACGGAATCGGCCAGCGCCGAAAGCCGCGCCAAGCAGGAGGCCGGCACCATCGGCGGCCTGTTCCGGCATCACAAGGCGGCGTTCTTCACCGTGCTCGGTTACACGGCAGGCGGCTCGCTGATCTTTTATACGTTCACCACCTACATGCAGAAGTACCTGGTCAATTCGGCCGGCATGACGATCAAGTCGGCCAGCACGGTGATGACCTTTGCCTTGTTCACTTACATGTGCCTGCAGCCGGTGTTCGGCGCCTTGTCGGACCGGATCGGGCGGCGCAACAACATGCTGGCTTTCGGCGCCCTCGGCACGATCTCGACGGTGCCGATCATGATGACGCTGCACCAGGTGACCAATCCCTACGTCGCCTTCTTCCTGATCGTGCTGGCGCTGGCCATCGTCAGCTTCTACACGTCGATCAGCGGCATCGTGAAAGCGGAGATGTTCCCGGCCGAGGTGCGCGCGCTCGGCGTCGGACTGGCTTACGCCATCGCCAACGCGCTCTTCGGCGGATCGGCCGAATATGTCGCGCTCGGGCTCAAGTCGATGGGGCATGAGTCGGCGTTCTTCTGGTACGTGACGGTGATGATGGCGATCGCATTCCTTGTCGCCTTGCGCCTGCCGCGCACCCCGACGTTCTTGCGCGACGACCGTTAG
- a CDS encoding NAD(P)H-dependent oxidoreductase has translation MSQSRILVIYAHRRPAASRVNKAMVQAAASLPNVTVHDLMARYPDYRIDVEAEQQLLREHDVIVLQFPFYWYSTPAILKEWQDAVLAYGFAYGSNGDKLRGKKLLVATTTGGPGEAYQAGGYNQYTLSELLRPLQATANLAGMAYQPVFSTSGVIGMDDAALDKVATAYHQRLAAL, from the coding sequence ATGTCGCAGAGCCGGATCTTAGTCATTTACGCCCACCGCCGGCCAGCCGCTTCGCGCGTCAACAAGGCCATGGTGCAGGCCGCGGCGAGCCTGCCGAACGTCACGGTCCACGACCTGATGGCGCGCTATCCGGATTATCGGATCGACGTCGAAGCCGAGCAGCAGCTGCTGCGCGAGCACGACGTGATCGTGCTGCAGTTCCCGTTCTACTGGTACAGCACGCCGGCGATCCTGAAGGAATGGCAGGACGCGGTGCTGGCGTACGGCTTCGCGTACGGCAGCAACGGCGACAAGCTGCGCGGCAAGAAGCTGCTGGTGGCGACCACCACCGGCGGCCCCGGCGAGGCGTACCAGGCCGGCGGCTACAACCAATACACGCTCAGCGAGTTGCTGCGCCCGCTGCAGGCGACCGCGAACCTGGCCGGCATGGCGTATCAGCCGGTGTTCTCCACCAGCGGCGTGATCGGGATGGACGACGCGGCGCTCGACAAGGTGGCGACCGCCTACCACCAGCGTCTCGCCGCCCTGTAG